Proteins found in one Planococcus citri chromosome 2, ihPlaCitr1.1, whole genome shotgun sequence genomic segment:
- the LOC135835511 gene encoding uncharacterized protein LOC135835511: MDAPKIHNNRFYSKCSDCHVHFIKNEFIPDDRVFMCTPQSAELDIIIERKDQKLFPFIGFNYECPIRHRINVQVESLSFSEALKKAAFEFLLNKVRLYVNEFLTLTFGCDYLLDEFKPTTFDRSLIRSFSTFVPNELLIIPNMDEFISCAFNDLPISIRPENPEAPERSSISNSNSESSSIENQLKSSLKKSKSKTDDDVQFTKKKPAAKTPAVDSNVKKNVSFGANMNLSLNSGASTSKQSLASPDTSVPNAKKSATIEPRFKPIPANAIQIAPEYLIDEDRIPINRIHAFIPYHYEGESLRINFDCPVSAFQNLYIEIWRGLNRGIYQQFQIIEPMIESYNRRQTYEIPRIETEANAWKNHLNLVRNTFENDSHNARYLYGPIWTYISLRDALAWPFTILGKVRNQPIEVIYDSRLQHSLVSNSVVSYLTWSNPGLIAKQALEAETVIYIPWRDDFRVKSNFSVYFPITLNPGMPGYENDEHIVNCYVTELQPYRISGEVKGTIILGRNFTSNIIKYDDNKVEFTLKGTRTNPTPRIVRCKKMLPLIRVDGILNTLRIMSPDQLRAEFEHILLYIRAKKTKDGVDDGRYDGK; the protein is encoded by the coding sequence atCCACAATAATCGATTCTATTCCAAGTGTAGCGACTGTCACGTTCACTTCATCAAGAACGAATTTATTCCCGACGATCGAGTGTTCATGTGTACCCCCCAGTCTGCTGAATTGGATATTATCATCGAGCGAAAAGACCAGAAATTATTTCCATTTATTGGATTCAACTACGAATGCCCGATCCGTCATCGAATTAACGTTCAAGTCGAGTCATTGAGTTTTTCGgaagctttgaaaaaagctgCGTTCGAGTTTTTGCTCAATAAAGTCCGTCTATACGTTAACGAATTTCTGACGTTGACTTTTGGCTGCGACTATTTACTCGATGAGTTTAAGCCAACCACATTCGACCGTTCGCTGATTCGTTCCTTTTCAACTTTCGTACCTAATGAATTGTTGATCATACCGAATATGGATGAATTTATCTCCTGCGCATTCAATGATTTACCGATTTCTATCAGACCTGAGAATCCAGAAGCTCCTGAAAGATCATCtatttcgaattcgaattcTGAGTCTTCGAGCAtcgaaaatcagttgaagtcatctttaaagaaatcaaaatcgaaGACGGATGACGACgtccaatttacaaaaaagaaacCAGCTGCGAAAACACCGGCGGTAGACTCGAATGTAAAAAAGAACGTTTCTTTTGGTGCGAATATGAATCTTTCGTTGAATTCAGGCGCTTCGACTTCCAAGCAATCTCTCGCTTCTCCGGACACGTCGGTACCAAATGCGAAAAAATCTGCCACCATCGAACCTCGATTTAAGCCGATTCCTGCTAACGCCATTCAAATCGCTCCGGAATATTTGATCGACGAAGATAGAATTCCAATTAATCGTATTCACGCCTTCATTCCATACCATTACGAAGGAGAATCtttaagaataaatttcgattGTCCGGTGAgcgcttttcaaaatttatatatcGAAATTTGGCGCGGTCTAAACAGAGGCATATAccaacaatttcaaatcattgAGCCGATGATCGAAAGTTACAACCGACGTCAAACCTACGAAATACCGAGGATCGAGACAGAGGCTAATGCGTGGAAAAACCACTTGAACCTCGTGAGAAACACCTTTGAAAATGATTCCCATAACGCTCGATATTTGTACGGACCGATTTGGACTTATATAAGTTTACGAGATGCTTTAGCATGGCCATTTACCATCTTGGGCAAAGTGCGAAATCAACCTATCGAAGTAATTTATGATTCCCGGTTACAGCATTCTCTCGTGTCGAATTCGGTGGTCAGTTACTTGACTTGGTCAAATCCGGGGTTGATTGCAAAGCAAGCACTTGAAGCAGAGACGGTGATTTATATTCCTTGGCGCGACGATTTTCGAGTAAAAAGCAACTTTTCAGTATACTTCCCGATCACTCTCAACCCTGGAATGCCAGGATACGAAAATGACGAGCATATCGTCAACTGCTACGTTACCGAACTGCAACCTTATCGAATTTCTGGTGAAGTTAAAGGTACCATTATTCTCGGACGGAATTTTACATCGAACATTATTAAATACGATGATAATAAGGTCGAATTTACGCTCAAAGGTACGCGAACAAATCCTACTCCTCGAATAGTCCGTTGCAAGAAGATGCTGCCATTGATTCGAGTAGATGGCATCTTAAACACACTTCGAATAATGTCACCTGATCAACTTCGAGCAGAATTCGAACACATACTCCTCTACATTCGAGCGAAAAAGACGAAGGATGGAGTGGACGACGGTCGCTACGACGGTAAATAG